A genomic region of Runella rosea contains the following coding sequences:
- a CDS encoding sensor histidine kinase, translated as MKTQTKIALLLGILCISIVILFSTIIYYFLNNYSYVDFYKRLETRVRISAKYNFNSDTLDAAYLKSIKNQHLEKLEKEKEYIIKITPELTLDSLSKKHKLPKTFIETLLKEGKAKEKDGSFFFAGSKIQNGPNQHLVIVSAENYYVTHHLIFLRNMLFGSIVLLVLIVLSLSVYFSKHIFKPIKEITDNVKQISTENIHLRLENNSINNNEISELINTFNDLLSRIETAFETQKNFISNASHELGTPLTTIIGEADVALLKVRTPQEYEQSLNSILQQAERLDQITKSLLFLAQTGYKGKTIVFEMLRIDEIIWETKGLIDKLNPDNKIFVDLNLLPEDPKKLKVKGNKQLLHLAFANILNNACKYSNNSPVTVHIASSNTQVVIIIEDLGIGIPEAEMAYIYDPFFRASNTKLYEGYGIGLPLTRNVINLHKGELLVSSALNAGTKVQIKLPLIQFPPTTAYPYNGQ; from the coding sequence ATGAAAACACAAACTAAAATAGCATTGTTATTGGGCATACTTTGTATATCCATTGTTATTTTATTCAGTACCATCATTTACTATTTTTTAAACAACTACTCGTACGTTGATTTTTATAAAAGGCTCGAAACTCGGGTGCGCATTTCGGCCAAATATAACTTCAACAGCGACACACTTGATGCGGCTTATCTCAAATCCATTAAAAATCAGCACCTCGAAAAACTCGAAAAAGAGAAAGAATATATCATTAAAATAACGCCCGAACTTACGCTTGATTCGCTATCTAAAAAACATAAATTACCGAAAACTTTCATAGAAACATTATTGAAAGAAGGGAAGGCAAAAGAGAAAGATGGAAGCTTTTTTTTCGCGGGCAGTAAAATTCAAAACGGACCCAATCAGCACCTTGTGATTGTATCGGCCGAAAATTACTACGTCACCCACCACCTCATTTTTTTAAGGAATATGCTCTTCGGGAGCATTGTGTTGTTGGTGTTGATTGTGCTTTCGCTTTCGGTTTATTTTTCAAAACACATTTTCAAACCCATCAAAGAAATTACGGACAATGTAAAACAAATCAGCACCGAAAACATCCACCTTCGCCTCGAAAACAACAGCATCAACAACAACGAAATCAGCGAACTGATAAATACCTTTAACGACCTTCTGAGCCGAATTGAAACGGCCTTTGAAACCCAAAAGAATTTTATCAGCAACGCCTCTCACGAGCTAGGCACTCCCCTGACGACCATCATCGGCGAAGCCGATGTAGCCTTGCTCAAAGTCAGAACGCCCCAAGAGTATGAGCAGTCGCTAAACAGTATTCTCCAACAGGCCGAGCGGCTCGACCAAATCACCAAATCGTTGCTTTTTCTGGCCCAAACGGGCTACAAAGGCAAGACCATCGTCTTTGAAATGCTGCGGATTGACGAAATTATCTGGGAAACAAAGGGGCTGATTGACAAGCTGAACCCCGACAATAAAATCTTTGTTGACCTGAACCTGCTGCCCGAAGACCCGAAAAAACTGAAAGTAAAAGGCAATAAACAACTGCTGCACCTCGCCTTTGCCAACATCCTCAACAATGCCTGCAAATACTCAAACAACAGCCCCGTAACGGTCCATATCGCCTCCAGCAACACGCAGGTAGTCATCATTATTGAAGACCTCGGCATCGGTATTCCCGAAGCTGAAATGGCTTATATCTACGACCCTTTTTTCAGGGCTTCCAACACCAAACTGTACGAAGGCTACGGCATAGGCCTCCCGCTGACGCGCAACGTAATCAATCTTCACAAGGGCGAGCTTTTGGTTAGTTCGGCCCTGAATGCGGGCACCAAGGTGCAGATAAAACTCCCGCTGATTCAGTTCCCACCCACTACGGCTTACCCCTACAACGGCCAATAG
- a CDS encoding SgcJ/EcaC family oxidoreductase: protein MKLRFLNKIMGFLSIVFWATVTQAQSPADSVAIQNIINEEVVAWNNGDAQTYAKHFATDGTFTNILGTFFVGQKEFQARHDQIFKGIFNQTVMKQETVSFKFANPDAVVVETLTWVSGFSNQGPPRGTYLDEKGRLRTRLLQVMIRDGNAWKIVAYHNVDVKQGIPVPEPR from the coding sequence ATGAAACTACGCTTTTTAAACAAAATAATGGGCTTTCTATCCATCGTGTTTTGGGCAACGGTTACCCAAGCCCAAAGCCCCGCCGACTCCGTGGCAATTCAGAACATTATTAATGAAGAAGTGGTGGCTTGGAACAACGGAGATGCCCAAACTTACGCAAAGCATTTTGCCACCGACGGTACGTTCACCAATATTTTAGGTACCTTTTTTGTGGGACAAAAAGAATTTCAGGCGCGGCATGACCAGATATTTAAAGGAATTTTTAACCAAACGGTGATGAAACAGGAAACGGTTTCCTTCAAATTCGCCAATCCTGATGCAGTAGTTGTCGAAACCCTGACCTGGGTCTCTGGATTTTCAAATCAGGGCCCTCCCCGAGGCACATACCTTGACGAAAAGGGGCGTTTACGCACCCGACTTCTACAAGTGATGATAAGAGACGGAAATGCGTGGAAAATCGTTGCGTATCATAACGTGGATGTAAAACAGGGAATCCCCGTCCCTGAGCCTCGTTGA
- the rsmA gene encoding 16S rRNA (adenine(1518)-N(6)/adenine(1519)-N(6))-dimethyltransferase RsmA codes for MKVRPKKHLGQHFLRDLDASKRIADLLSGHGKYDTVLEIGPGMGVLTQFILPKSEYTTYVIEIDRESVAYLKVNFPALEGRIIEGDFLRMNLKEWIESVTQKDANAIDGESPKFAIIGNYPYNISSQILFKALEYKDFVPEIVGMFQKEVAMRIASPPGKKDYGILSVLLQAYYDIEYSFSVPPEAFEPPPKVTSGVIRLKRNAVTHLECDEKKFTQVVKAGFNQRRKTLRNALKPLGIQFDHPLLDKRAEQLGVAEFVLLTNLVTAHSQTTADKSPQLEADNLSFEEDLF; via the coding sequence ATGAAAGTAAGACCCAAAAAACACTTAGGACAACATTTTTTGCGTGACCTAGACGCCTCAAAACGCATCGCTGATTTGTTGTCAGGACACGGAAAGTACGACACTGTTCTGGAAATTGGCCCCGGAATGGGCGTACTGACGCAATTTATTTTGCCAAAATCAGAATATACCACCTACGTCATCGAAATAGACCGCGAATCTGTCGCTTACCTGAAAGTCAATTTCCCCGCCCTCGAAGGTCGCATTATTGAAGGCGATTTTTTGCGCATGAATTTGAAAGAATGGATCGAATCCGTAACCCAAAAAGACGCGAACGCAATTGACGGAGAATCACCGAAATTCGCCATCATCGGCAATTACCCGTATAACATTTCGTCCCAAATCTTGTTTAAAGCACTGGAATACAAAGATTTCGTACCCGAAATTGTCGGTATGTTCCAGAAAGAAGTGGCAATGCGTATTGCCTCGCCGCCCGGAAAAAAAGATTACGGAATTTTGAGCGTGTTGTTGCAGGCGTATTACGACATTGAATATTCGTTTTCCGTTCCACCCGAAGCCTTCGAACCTCCTCCAAAGGTGACATCAGGCGTAATTCGATTGAAACGCAACGCCGTAACGCACTTGGAATGTGACGAAAAAAAGTTTACTCAGGTCGTAAAAGCAGGGTTCAATCAACGACGCAAAACCCTGCGAAACGCCCTCAAACCCTTGGGAATTCAGTTTGATCATCCTTTGTTGGACAAACGGGCCGAACAACTAGGCGTGGCAGAATTTGTATTGCTGACAAACTTAGTGACCGCCCACAGTCAAACAACCGCTGATAAAAGTCCGCAGCTTGAGGCTGACAATCTATCGTTTGAAGAAGACCTTTTTTAG
- a CDS encoding response regulator transcription factor, whose protein sequence is MKKILLVEDETSVVDFIKKGLTEGNYEVSVAFDGNTAINMALESSFDLFILDIMLPDKNGLEVCKELRIRNIKSPVLFLSALGTSENIALGLNIGADDYLIKPFKFIELHARINALLRRSSQKEVTQEEKSKNVYLIGELVVNDDAKTVAKNGNVISLTATEYRLLLVLIKNKGKVLSRIDILESAWDINFNLGTNVVDVYINYLRKKIDPENELIHTVVGMGYILKEK, encoded by the coding sequence ATGAAAAAAATACTGCTGGTAGAAGATGAAACAAGCGTTGTTGACTTTATAAAAAAAGGATTGACGGAAGGAAATTATGAAGTATCGGTCGCTTTTGACGGCAATACCGCCATCAATATGGCCCTAGAATCTTCATTCGACCTTTTTATTCTGGACATTATGCTCCCCGACAAAAACGGGCTTGAAGTATGCAAAGAACTGAGAATCAGAAACATCAAATCTCCCGTTCTTTTTCTGTCGGCTTTGGGCACCTCCGAAAACATCGCCCTCGGCCTGAACATCGGGGCCGACGATTACCTCATTAAGCCTTTTAAATTCATTGAGCTACACGCTCGAATAAACGCGCTTTTGCGACGCTCCTCCCAAAAGGAAGTCACTCAAGAAGAAAAATCTAAAAATGTATACCTGATCGGCGAATTGGTGGTCAATGATGATGCCAAAACAGTCGCTAAAAACGGCAACGTCATTTCTTTGACCGCCACCGAATACCGCTTGTTGTTGGTTTTGATTAAAAATAAGGGAAAAGTGCTTTCTAGGATAGACATATTGGAAAGTGCTTGGGATATTAATTTCAATTTGGGCACCAATGTCGTGGATGTGTACATTAATTATTTACGCAAAAAAATTGACCCCGAAAATGAGCTGATTCATACGGTGGTCGGAATGGGGTATATTCTGAAAGAGAAATGA
- a CDS encoding DUF4180 domain-containing protein, translating to MEIQTHQRNGVKIAEVISDTPVINTAEDGLDLLGNLYYQDFDRIFIYQQNITPDFFDLKTGIAGEILQKFSNYRVRLAIVGDFSAYQSKSVKDFILESNKHGHVNFVESKAEAIERLST from the coding sequence ATGGAAATTCAAACACACCAACGCAACGGCGTGAAAATAGCGGAGGTAATTTCAGATACCCCCGTGATTAACACCGCAGAAGATGGACTCGATTTATTGGGGAATCTGTATTACCAAGATTTTGATAGAATCTTCATTTACCAACAAAATATTACCCCTGATTTCTTTGATTTAAAAACAGGTATTGCGGGCGAAATACTTCAAAAATTCTCAAATTATCGGGTTCGTCTAGCCATTGTGGGCGATTTCAGCGCGTATCAGAGCAAAAGTGTCAAAGACTTTATTTTGGAAAGCAACAAGCACGGACACGTCAATTTTGTTGAATCAAAAGCGGAAGCGATTGAGCGATTATCAACATAA
- a CDS encoding PAS domain S-box protein: protein METPIIIESNPFLEQLNLFGLTVTPGGTIRYANAYTIRMLGWGVEDLQRFNFFEDLLATEQRDEIQAFLNESLERGQLAEFREIPLVAKNKNLRRVQVNSLIINKKSGDVADFTLIGEDVTNKLRVTNALNKSNAQLQDLIDNTSDLIQLVSLDGRFLFVNRAWRERLGYELDELVSLSLKDVLWPDAADATLQLLKRVEEGEKVPDFETVFWSKQRKKIYLTGSVTCRYENDKPTAFRCILHDATSRVRAERSQSLYYSIANWMIKTQDLDEFYARVHEELGKVIDARNFFIALYDPTKSFMYFPYYVDEYFKGNVRFTKRKIGNGLTEYAIRANKPLFLYEKDIEELAEKQGLYMYGKIPKVLLCVPLRIGDRVTGIIGVKSYSNPNQYRPRNLEMLEFISGQVALAIARKQNEADLNRQTARLNAIFDSSAYLIWSVNKALQLTSFNKNYSAFLQQHLRTTPAINTTTERLGWQLMTTENRRQMEERYRQAFKGNPQGFEMKIETRNGEGDMWLEFSLNPIQPKEGVIEEVSGVARDITPRKLAELSMQQSEEKFRGIFVNLQDIYVRTDRSGKITMISPSVLKRTGYTIDEAMGTNITDYFVDQGRIHAALVRLRRDKSLRNFEAELRIKDGTVRQFMFNMLLLRDEDGAPIVAALARDITELKRNQEELVKAKEEAERSLKVKERFLANMSHEIRTPMNGIIGMIDLLNETPLNPEQKDYILTMRRSSGTLLNILNDILDLSKIEAGKMALNEAPVALEEIFEKLTALFAQTARNKNNTLSYHFAENLPQFIIGDQTRLLQILSNLTSNAIKFTENGAVKLKVSSVWTKGKFHKIKVEVQDSGIGISTENLNLLFNAFSQVDTSSRKTFGGTGLGLAISKELCRLMKGEIGVESNVDRGSTFWFTFETKETMISPTQQKSDSQEIRFENFFSDFHPRLLLVDDNFVNRKVASEILKKSGCVVDTAESGKQAIQLVDDNFASAGPYYNAIFMDIQMPDMDGIETTQRLRELFGTKLPTVVAMTAYSMKEDRERFLSQGMDDYVPKPIRAQVLIQKVKEIIDAGKTFQEGVVLQKKQKEIAQELQLPIVDLEIVGQLRQLGGMELVSSIFEDFVAEATELVNEAVAAFADHDIATVKSNLHTLKGSAGTIGVARVAEIARIGEGKLKTNDTSTLAEDLPKLEQEFKVFLKEYQTILEEFTQK from the coding sequence GTGGAAACCCCAATCATTATCGAATCGAACCCTTTTCTTGAACAACTGAACCTTTTTGGATTGACCGTTACGCCCGGCGGGACCATCCGCTACGCCAATGCGTACACCATCCGGATGTTGGGATGGGGAGTGGAGGACCTGCAACGGTTCAATTTTTTTGAAGATTTGTTGGCCACTGAACAAAGGGATGAAATACAGGCTTTCTTAAACGAATCGCTCGAACGAGGGCAATTGGCCGAGTTTCGGGAAATTCCTTTGGTAGCCAAAAATAAAAATTTGAGGAGAGTTCAGGTCAATTCGTTGATTATCAATAAAAAATCAGGAGACGTTGCCGACTTTACGTTGATTGGCGAAGATGTCACCAACAAGCTTCGCGTCACCAATGCGCTCAATAAATCCAATGCGCAGTTGCAAGATTTAATTGACAACACCAGCGATTTGATTCAATTGGTATCGCTTGACGGACGGTTTTTGTTTGTGAATCGGGCGTGGCGCGAACGACTTGGGTATGAGCTAGACGAACTCGTGTCGCTTTCGCTCAAAGATGTGCTGTGGCCTGATGCCGCAGATGCAACCCTGCAACTGCTGAAACGGGTAGAAGAAGGGGAGAAAGTGCCTGATTTTGAGACCGTTTTCTGGAGCAAACAACGCAAAAAGATTTACCTTACGGGGAGTGTGACCTGCCGATACGAAAACGATAAACCGACGGCTTTTCGCTGTATTCTTCACGATGCCACGAGCCGGGTACGGGCCGAGCGTTCGCAGAGTTTGTACTACAGTATTGCCAACTGGATGATTAAAACGCAGGATTTGGACGAGTTTTACGCCCGGGTCCACGAAGAATTAGGGAAGGTAATCGACGCCCGCAACTTCTTCATTGCGCTCTACGATCCTACCAAAAGCTTTATGTATTTTCCGTATTACGTGGATGAATATTTCAAAGGAAATGTTCGATTTACCAAACGTAAAATCGGAAATGGACTGACCGAATACGCAATTCGAGCCAATAAACCCTTGTTTTTGTACGAAAAAGACATCGAAGAGCTGGCCGAAAAACAGGGGCTTTACATGTACGGAAAAATCCCGAAAGTGTTGCTTTGCGTGCCCTTACGCATCGGCGATCGGGTCACGGGAATCATTGGCGTAAAATCGTATTCAAACCCCAATCAATACCGCCCACGAAACCTCGAAATGCTGGAGTTTATCTCGGGGCAGGTGGCGTTGGCCATTGCCAGAAAGCAAAATGAAGCGGATTTGAACCGCCAAACGGCGCGCTTGAATGCTATTTTTGACAGCAGTGCCTACCTGATTTGGTCGGTAAATAAGGCCCTGCAACTCACGTCATTCAATAAAAATTATTCGGCGTTTTTGCAACAGCACCTTCGTACCACGCCTGCCATCAACACCACCACCGAGCGTTTGGGGTGGCAATTGATGACCACCGAAAATCGTAGGCAAATGGAAGAACGCTACCGGCAGGCGTTTAAGGGGAATCCGCAGGGATTTGAGATGAAAATAGAAACCCGTAACGGGGAAGGTGATATGTGGCTAGAATTCAGCTTAAACCCGATTCAGCCCAAAGAAGGAGTGATAGAAGAAGTATCGGGTGTGGCGCGGGACATTACACCTCGTAAATTGGCCGAACTTTCGATGCAGCAAAGCGAAGAGAAGTTCCGGGGGATTTTCGTTAATCTTCAGGATATATACGTGCGTACCGACCGCAGCGGTAAAATCACGATGATTAGTCCTTCCGTACTCAAACGCACAGGGTATACCATTGATGAGGCAATGGGGACCAATATTACCGATTATTTCGTAGATCAAGGCCGCATTCATGCAGCACTTGTGCGACTTCGTCGGGATAAAAGCCTCCGCAATTTTGAGGCCGAGTTGCGCATCAAAGACGGCACCGTTCGGCAGTTTATGTTTAATATGCTCCTCCTGCGCGATGAAGATGGAGCACCTATTGTGGCGGCCTTGGCGCGCGACATCACCGAGTTGAAACGTAATCAGGAGGAACTCGTCAAAGCCAAAGAAGAGGCCGAACGCTCTTTGAAAGTGAAGGAACGGTTTTTGGCTAACATGAGCCACGAAATCAGAACGCCAATGAATGGTATTATCGGGATGATTGATTTGCTGAACGAAACGCCGCTGAATCCCGAACAAAAAGATTATATCCTGACCATGCGCCGCTCGTCGGGTACGTTGCTCAATATTTTGAACGATATTCTTGATTTGTCGAAAATCGAAGCGGGCAAAATGGCGCTCAATGAAGCCCCCGTGGCGTTGGAAGAAATATTTGAAAAACTGACGGCGTTGTTTGCCCAAACGGCCCGAAATAAAAATAATACGCTCAGCTATCATTTTGCCGAAAACCTGCCGCAATTTATCATTGGGGATCAAACGCGTCTGCTGCAAATTCTTTCTAATTTGACCTCAAACGCCATTAAATTTACGGAAAACGGCGCGGTAAAACTAAAAGTGTCGTCGGTCTGGACGAAAGGTAAATTCCATAAAATCAAGGTGGAAGTGCAAGATTCGGGCATTGGGATTTCGACCGAGAACTTGAATCTGCTGTTTAATGCCTTCAGTCAGGTCGATACTTCCTCGCGCAAAACTTTTGGCGGAACGGGGTTGGGCTTGGCCATTTCAAAGGAGCTTTGCCGCCTGATGAAGGGCGAAATCGGGGTGGAATCAAACGTGGACCGGGGCAGCACGTTTTGGTTTACGTTTGAAACCAAAGAAACGATGATTAGCCCTACGCAACAAAAGTCCGACAGTCAGGAGATTAGATTTGAGAATTTCTTTAGCGATTTTCACCCCCGCCTTTTGTTGGTGGATGATAACTTCGTGAACCGAAAAGTAGCGAGTGAAATCCTCAAGAAATCGGGTTGTGTGGTTGATACCGCCGAAAGCGGCAAGCAAGCCATTCAGCTAGTGGATGATAATTTTGCCTCGGCGGGGCCGTATTATAATGCTATATTCATGGATATTCAGATGCCCGACATGGACGGCATCGAAACCACCCAGCGCCTGCGTGAGCTGTTTGGTACCAAGCTACCTACTGTTGTAGCCATGACGGCCTATTCGATGAAAGAAGACCGCGAGCGCTTTCTGAGTCAAGGAATGGACGACTACGTGCCTAAGCCGATTCGGGCGCAGGTATTGATTCAAAAAGTGAAGGAAATCATTGATGCGGGCAAAACCTTTCAAGAGGGGGTTGTTTTGCAGAAAAAACAAAAAGAGATTGCGCAGGAGCTGCAATTGCCCATCGTTGATTTAGAGATTGTTGGGCAATTGCGCCAACTGGGCGGAATGGAGTTGGTCAGCTCTATTTTTGAAGATTTCGTTGCTGAGGCTACCGAGCTGGTCAATGAGGCCGTGGCCGCATTTGCAGACCATGACATTGCCACGGTAAAAAGCAACCTCCACACGCTCAAAGGAAGCGCGGGCACCATCGGGGTAGCGCGTGTGGCCGAGATTGCTCGTATTGGTGAAGGAAAATTAAAAACCAACGATACGAGTACGCTCGCGGAAGATTTGCCCAAACTAGAGCAAGAATTCAAGGTATTTCTGAAGGAATACCAGACCATACTGGAAGAATTTACGCAGAAATAG
- a CDS encoding alpha/beta hydrolase, producing MKPVLSTFLFFFIAKLSLCQSVIPIQSATPKPFVLGLIDEITSEQLAEKRILNIYLPEGYNKNDTIKYPVIYLLDGSADEDFIHVVGLVQFNTFSWVNRLPKSIVVGIANTDRRRDFTYPTNIESDQKRNKTAGKSEKFIAFLEKELQPYIERTYKTTNSKTIIGQSLGGLLATEILLKKPTLFNKYIIISPSLWWDNASLLKQPSLLFEESFKHKTDVYIGVGKEGLAPTDIPHVMEVDANLMVERLKTTKSKNVTVHFDYLPQEDHATISHQAILNAFRLLYPSDGAR from the coding sequence ATGAAGCCAGTACTCTCCACTTTTTTGTTCTTTTTTATCGCAAAACTATCACTTTGTCAGTCGGTTATACCAATACAAAGCGCGACTCCCAAGCCCTTTGTACTCGGTCTGATTGATGAAATAACTTCGGAGCAACTGGCGGAAAAAAGAATCCTCAACATTTACCTTCCTGAGGGTTACAACAAAAACGACACGATAAAATACCCCGTTATTTATCTCTTGGATGGCTCAGCCGACGAAGATTTTATCCACGTAGTTGGGTTGGTACAGTTCAATACTTTTTCGTGGGTCAACCGCCTTCCTAAATCCATCGTCGTGGGTATCGCCAATACCGACCGCAGGCGGGATTTTACGTACCCGACAAACATTGAATCCGACCAAAAACGCAACAAAACCGCAGGAAAGTCCGAAAAATTCATTGCCTTTCTGGAAAAGGAATTGCAACCTTACATCGAGCGTACCTATAAAACGACCAACTCAAAAACAATCATTGGGCAGTCGCTGGGCGGGCTTTTGGCCACCGAAATTTTGCTCAAAAAACCCACTCTTTTTAACAAATACATCATCATTAGTCCGAGTCTTTGGTGGGATAATGCGTCGTTATTAAAACAACCTTCTCTCCTTTTTGAAGAATCTTTCAAGCACAAAACGGACGTTTACATCGGAGTAGGAAAAGAAGGGCTTGCCCCGACCGACATCCCGCACGTGATGGAAGTGGACGCAAACCTGATGGTAGAAAGGCTCAAAACGACGAAAAGCAAAAACGTCACGGTTCATTTTGATTACTTGCCGCAGGAAGACCACGCCACCATCTCCCACCAAGCTATTCTTAACGCGTTTCGACTGCTGTATCCTTCGGATGGAGCCAGATAA
- the mgtE gene encoding magnesium transporter, whose product MTFELTKEYLEEIEKAVEAHDEKYLRAAMEELYPADISSILYELDTEPAHYLFSLLTTEIGAEILANIDEDDRRRFLQDFSSVEIARYIEVFDSDDAVDLLKEQPIQIREEVIGLLQDREQARFIIDLLPYDEDVAGGLMQKELVKANANWTVNECIEEIRKQAEDVEKVYAVYVVDDEQTLLGLISLKNLVLARKNTKIGNIFDEDIHYVETYRPVEEVTEIMQRYDLEAIPVVNVQKRLLGRITIDDILDVVTEKAEEDIQAISGITGEVEEDDSLWDQVKARLPWLIVGVIGSLMAATVIRFFEGELTKIAALAMFIPIMGSTGGNVGIQTASLIVQALADKTGLEISWKERLLKIVAIASLNGLIIGILAGVYVLIFSETQLFWVVSLSLLAVVLLASFMGTVTPLILNRFGINPAVASGPFITTANDLVGIGTYFMIAHFLLKI is encoded by the coding sequence ATGACGTTTGAGTTGACCAAAGAATACCTTGAGGAAATTGAGAAAGCCGTTGAAGCGCACGATGAAAAGTATCTGCGCGCGGCCATGGAGGAACTGTATCCAGCCGATATCAGCAGCATTTTGTACGAACTTGATACCGAGCCAGCGCATTATCTGTTTAGTTTATTGACGACGGAAATTGGGGCGGAAATTCTGGCCAACATCGATGAAGATGACCGCCGCCGCTTTCTTCAGGATTTTTCCTCCGTCGAAATCGCCCGTTACATCGAGGTATTTGACTCCGACGACGCCGTGGATTTGCTCAAAGAACAGCCCATTCAAATTCGCGAAGAGGTCATCGGCTTATTGCAAGACCGCGAGCAAGCGCGTTTTATCATTGACCTTCTCCCCTACGACGAAGACGTGGCGGGCGGATTGATGCAGAAAGAGTTGGTCAAAGCCAACGCCAACTGGACCGTCAACGAGTGCATCGAAGAAATCAGGAAGCAAGCCGAAGACGTTGAAAAAGTCTATGCCGTGTACGTGGTCGACGACGAACAAACGCTTTTGGGGCTGATTTCACTCAAAAACTTGGTATTGGCCCGCAAAAACACCAAAATCGGCAATATATTCGACGAAGACATTCACTACGTCGAAACCTACCGTCCTGTAGAAGAAGTCACCGAAATCATGCAGCGCTACGACTTGGAAGCCATTCCCGTCGTCAACGTTCAGAAACGCCTGCTGGGGCGAATTACGATTGACGATATTTTGGACGTAGTGACCGAAAAAGCCGAAGAAGACATTCAGGCGATTTCGGGTATTACGGGCGAGGTCGAAGAAGACGACAGCCTTTGGGACCAAGTGAAGGCGCGTTTGCCGTGGCTCATCGTGGGCGTAATCGGTAGCTTGATGGCCGCCACGGTCATTCGTTTTTTTGAAGGCGAATTGACCAAAATCGCCGCGTTGGCCATGTTTATTCCCATCATGGGTTCTACGGGCGGCAACGTAGGCATCCAAACTGCCTCGCTCATTGTACAGGCCCTCGCCGACAAAACGGGTCTGGAAATAAGCTGGAAAGAACGTTTACTAAAAATCGTGGCCATTGCCTCCCTCAACGGTCTGATTATCGGTATTTTGGCAGGCGTGTACGTACTTATTTTCAGCGAAACCCAGCTTTTCTGGGTCGTGAGTTTATCATTGTTGGCCGTGGTGTTGTTAGCTTCATTTATGGGAACCGTTACACCCCTGATTCTCAACCGATTTGGCATCAATCCCGCCGTGGCATCGGGCCCATTTATCACCACCGCCAACGACTTGGTGGGCATTGGAACTTACTTCATGATTGCCCATTTTTTGTTGAAGATATAG